One Sphingomonas limnosediminicola DNA segment encodes these proteins:
- the tatC gene encoding twin-arginine translocase subunit TatC, translated as MKDIDDTKQPLLEHLIELRKRLLLCLATLVVTFFLCFAFAKDIFAVLVQPLLRAGQGKLIYTDIFEAFFTQVKVSLFAAIMLSFPVLATQLWRFIAPGLYAKEKNAFLPFLLATPFFFAAGACFAYFVAMPWALHFLLSFQGNVGGIQQEALPGVGNYLNFVTRFLFGFGAAFLLPILLMILERAGIVTREQLAKSRRYAIVGSAAVAAVLTPPDVVSMLMLLVPLYSLYELAILAIRITHWRAARKAAQSPTSDVVVQEAQTIEGPETPPGGGRVGGSGPI; from the coding sequence GTGAAGGATATCGACGACACCAAGCAACCCCTGCTTGAACATCTGATAGAGCTGCGGAAGCGGCTGCTGCTCTGCCTCGCCACGCTCGTCGTGACCTTCTTTCTGTGCTTCGCGTTCGCGAAGGATATTTTCGCCGTGCTCGTCCAACCCCTGCTTCGCGCCGGACAGGGCAAGCTCATCTACACCGATATTTTCGAAGCCTTCTTCACGCAGGTGAAGGTGTCGCTGTTCGCGGCTATCATGCTGAGCTTTCCGGTTCTGGCGACGCAATTATGGCGCTTCATCGCGCCAGGTCTCTACGCCAAGGAAAAGAACGCCTTCCTGCCATTCCTGCTCGCAACACCCTTCTTCTTCGCGGCAGGCGCGTGCTTTGCTTATTTTGTTGCCATGCCCTGGGCGCTGCACTTCCTCCTGAGCTTTCAGGGGAATGTCGGCGGAATCCAGCAGGAGGCGCTGCCCGGCGTCGGCAATTACCTGAATTTCGTCACCCGCTTCCTGTTCGGCTTCGGCGCGGCTTTCCTGCTGCCAATCCTGCTGATGATCCTGGAACGCGCCGGCATCGTCACGCGCGAGCAGCTAGCCAAGTCGCGTCGCTATGCGATCGTCGGCTCGGCCGCGGTGGCGGCTGTGCTCACTCCGCCGGACGTCGTGTCGATGCTGATGCTGCTGGTACCGCTCTACAGCCTGTATGAGCTGGCAATCCTCGCGATACGCATCACCCATTGGCGCGCGGCGCGAAAAGCCGCGCAGTCGCCTACTTCCGATGTCGTTGTTCAGGAGGCCCAGACGATAGAGGGCCCGGAAACGCCACCGGGGGGGGGGAGGGTTGGCGGTTCCGGGCCCATTTAA
- a CDS encoding sensor histidine kinase: MTLMERFARLPTAAKLLLILTAAILPIGIGLTILGESGIRQANEALRGHEQEQARAAVQSIESLIARNALALRVAANGAISSGGADSCDRARKSLAIAPAIAQSFELEAADGTPLCATGRVGDTGQLPIIAPGDIRVRIAPGADSIAIRAGVVGGMVTAALPMSEIRTAAGDAGRTIKLLILRDGDGELRVLAPPDGDPRLAISEWPIGDGGLIARIGTKPQRVSTEDRLMLLLPVLMWVAAALVTWLLVSRLLIRPLKRLERAVRDYQPGQSPIELPRKLGPSTEIQALRDAFARAIARVEDSERDMVNALEGQRRLVREVHHRVKNNLQVVASLLNIHGRSAETGEAQAAYAGIGRRVGALSVVHRNHFAEMEENRGIALRPLITELAAELRAGAPDVARGLSIELELDTVYTTQDVAVAVAFLVTEIVEFSMLNCPQDPVELSLRRTSELTARLTIASKVLNPDDEESRDKMQFERIVAGLAKQLRSPLERKLARYSVDLPVFPAV; the protein is encoded by the coding sequence ATGACATTGATGGAGCGGTTCGCGCGACTGCCGACAGCGGCGAAGCTTCTCCTAATCCTGACCGCTGCCATTTTGCCGATCGGCATTGGCCTGACGATCCTCGGCGAAAGCGGGATACGCCAGGCCAACGAGGCACTGAGAGGACACGAGCAGGAGCAAGCTCGCGCCGCGGTGCAATCGATCGAAAGCCTCATCGCACGAAACGCGCTCGCGCTTCGCGTCGCCGCAAACGGCGCGATTTCGAGCGGAGGCGCGGACTCCTGCGATCGGGCGCGCAAATCGCTGGCGATCGCACCGGCGATAGCGCAGAGCTTCGAACTGGAAGCGGCGGATGGCACGCCACTCTGCGCAACCGGGCGGGTGGGAGATACAGGCCAGCTTCCCATCATCGCCCCCGGCGACATCAGGGTGCGTATTGCGCCCGGCGCCGATTCGATCGCCATTCGCGCCGGCGTCGTCGGTGGCATGGTCACTGCCGCCCTGCCGATGAGCGAAATTCGCACTGCGGCCGGCGATGCCGGCAGGACCATCAAGCTTCTCATCCTTCGCGATGGCGATGGCGAATTGCGCGTGCTCGCACCGCCGGACGGCGATCCCCGCCTGGCGATTTCTGAATGGCCGATCGGCGATGGCGGCCTGATCGCGCGGATCGGCACCAAGCCCCAGCGGGTTTCGACCGAAGATCGGTTGATGCTGCTCCTGCCGGTGCTGATGTGGGTCGCGGCCGCCTTGGTCACGTGGCTGCTGGTGAGCAGGCTGCTAATCCGTCCGCTGAAGCGGCTGGAACGCGCAGTGCGCGATTATCAACCCGGCCAATCGCCAATCGAGCTTCCCCGCAAGCTAGGCCCATCCACGGAGATCCAGGCCCTTCGCGATGCCTTCGCCCGCGCCATTGCTCGAGTCGAGGATTCGGAACGCGACATGGTGAACGCGCTTGAGGGACAACGACGCCTCGTCCGCGAAGTCCACCATCGCGTGAAGAACAACCTCCAGGTCGTCGCATCGCTTCTGAACATCCACGGACGGAGCGCCGAGACTGGCGAGGCGCAAGCCGCTTATGCCGGCATCGGCCGGCGCGTCGGCGCACTGTCGGTCGTGCACCGCAATCACTTTGCGGAGATGGAAGAAAATCGCGGTATCGCGCTACGGCCGTTGATTACCGAACTTGCGGCGGAGCTTCGTGCCGGCGCCCCCGATGTCGCACGCGGCCTCAGCATCGAGCTCGAGCTCGACACCGTCTACACGACCCAAGACGTTGCGGTCGCCGTCGCCTTCCTGGTGACGGAAATCGTTGAATTTTCGATGCTGAATTGTCCGCAGGATCCGGTCGAGCTTTCGCTAAGGCGTACCAGCGAGCTTACGGCCCGGCTGACGATCGCCAGCAAGGTCCTGAACCCGGACGACGAGGAATCAAGAGACAAGATGCAGTTCGAGCGAATCGTTGCGGGGCTAGCAAAACAGCTGCGGTCGCCGCTGGAGCGGAAGCTAGCTCGGTATAGCGTTGACCTGCCGGTGTTTCCGGCCGTCTGA
- a CDS encoding NepR family anti-sigma factor encodes MSARKRSESDEGAHAKRSKKPPLSDKKNSKQRSTDLGRALRTIYDDTLRESVPDDFLSLIGKLS; translated from the coding sequence TTGAGTGCCAGGAAGCGAAGCGAGTCGGACGAAGGGGCGCATGCAAAGCGCTCGAAGAAGCCGCCGCTGTCTGACAAGAAGAACAGCAAGCAGCGCTCGACAGACCTCGGGCGTGCGCTGCGCACGATTTACGACGATACGCTTCGTGAATCGGTGCCCGACGATTTTCTCAGCCTTATCGGAAAGCTCAGCTAG
- a CDS encoding response regulator, protein MSLGQELAPHLPFLRRYARALTGSQAHGDAFVRATLEAIVAQPDEFPRDVDPRLGLYKTFHAIWSTANIEEGEEPSMSPTGAEGIAHARLSRITPLSRQALLLTSLEGFSSEDTAYLINASPKDVDSLVAEALEEIERQTLADVLIIEDEPIIAMDIETIVRDLGHNVTGVAVTRDEAVAQARQSPPGLVLADIQLADDSSGIDAVKDILAEFSVPVIFITAFPERLLTGTRPEPTFLITKPFQRSTVKAAIAQALFFDAATVPAG, encoded by the coding sequence ATGTCCCTTGGCCAGGAACTTGCTCCGCACCTGCCTTTCCTCCGCCGCTACGCACGCGCGCTGACCGGAAGCCAGGCGCACGGCGACGCATTCGTTCGCGCAACGCTCGAAGCGATCGTCGCCCAGCCCGATGAATTCCCGCGCGACGTCGATCCGCGGCTAGGCCTGTACAAGACCTTTCACGCGATTTGGTCGACGGCGAACATCGAAGAAGGCGAAGAGCCCTCGATGAGCCCAACAGGTGCGGAAGGCATCGCCCACGCGCGCCTTTCACGGATCACGCCGCTGTCGCGACAGGCACTGCTGCTGACCTCGCTTGAAGGTTTTTCGTCCGAGGACACAGCTTATCTCATCAACGCGAGCCCCAAGGACGTCGACAGCCTCGTTGCCGAAGCGCTCGAGGAAATCGAACGGCAGACGCTGGCGGACGTCCTCATTATTGAGGACGAGCCGATCATCGCGATGGATATCGAAACCATCGTTCGCGACCTCGGTCACAATGTCACGGGCGTCGCTGTCACGCGCGACGAGGCCGTGGCGCAGGCACGCCAGAGTCCTCCGGGCCTCGTGCTCGCCGACATCCAACTCGCCGACGATTCGAGCGGAATCGACGCGGTGAAAGACATTCTCGCCGAATTCTCGGTGCCGGTGATCTTCATCACGGCGTTCCCCGAGCGCTTGTTGACGGGCACGCGGCCGGAGCCGACCTTTCTCATTACCAAGCCGTTCCAGCGGTCTACGGTGAAGGCGGCGATTGCCCAGGCACTGTTTTTTGACGCAGCGACCGTTCCGGCGGGTTGA
- a CDS encoding sigma-70 family RNA polymerase sigma factor, which yields MHEGAITGASGEPVPLSDPEFKDQLAQVIPHLRAFGRSLSGSRDLADDLVQETLLKAWAARKRFQAGTNMRAWTFIILRNLFLSQMRRARFKGEWDDITASKILAAPASQDRHIELGDMQRALMHLPQPQREALILVGAGGFAYEEAAEICGCAVGTIKSRVARGRVALEQLLSSGKLPSRRQHRTDPDKSALQTIMGEVDELSRDHE from the coding sequence GTGCACGAAGGCGCTATTACTGGCGCCTCCGGCGAGCCCGTCCCGCTTTCGGACCCAGAGTTCAAGGACCAGCTGGCGCAGGTCATTCCGCACCTTCGGGCGTTCGGCCGCTCGCTTTCGGGTAGCCGCGACCTCGCCGACGATCTTGTCCAGGAAACGCTCCTAAAGGCATGGGCAGCGCGCAAGCGCTTCCAGGCGGGCACGAACATGCGCGCATGGACCTTTATCATCTTGCGCAACCTGTTCCTCAGCCAGATGCGTCGCGCGCGCTTCAAGGGCGAGTGGGACGATATCACCGCGTCGAAGATCCTCGCCGCACCGGCCAGCCAGGACCGGCATATCGAGCTTGGCGACATGCAGCGGGCGCTCATGCACCTGCCGCAGCCGCAGCGTGAGGCTTTGATCCTCGTCGGTGCGGGCGGCTTCGCTTATGAAGAAGCAGCCGAAATCTGCGGCTGTGCGGTCGGCACGATCAAAAGCCGCGTGGCGCGCGGGCGCGTTGCGCTCGAGCAATTGCTGTCGAGCGGCAAGTTGCCTTCTCGGCGGCAACACCGGACCGATCCGGACAAGTCCGCGCTGCAGACGATCATGGGCGAGGTCGACGAACTCAGCCGCGACCACGAATAG
- a CDS encoding bifunctional [glutamine synthetase] adenylyltransferase/[glutamine synthetase]-adenylyl-L-tyrosine phosphorylase, whose translation MLVIDRGDSRKARNNALERAEAHSPFLRDAMRSQAPIAAIFLNQGARAAARLALDAEADTLEARLRRRRHGLALAVALGDLAGEFPLEEITGLLSDFADSSMNAAITDAIAERTPGVEPQGFAVIAMGKLGSHELNYSSDVDLLLLFDSATLPKRGRDDAGEAAVRIGRRLIELLQRRTADGYVQRVDLRLRPSPEVTPIALPLHAAISHYESSALPWERAAFIRARAAAGDKLLGQRFLDAIQPFVWRRSLDFGVIEEVRQISARIRDHYAQGSRIGPGFDLKRGRGGIREVEFFVQIQQMIHGGRDASVRVPATLDAIEALTAAGRLEAPAARDLADAYRLLRTVEHRVQMVDDAQTHLLPSAPDALDNVAQLHGLKNGDALIELVRPHVEKVGEQFDSLSPEERKQLSNDPDILRRELAELGFTDPASATRHIADWRSGKARSLRSPTAQQAFEAMLPGLLQAIAVGADPDHALNRLSDIVERLSSGINLFRLLEARPPLAQLFAKILAHAPALADQLARRPELFEGLFDASSFEMPPDADNFGRLLASAMQGQSYDVALDRVRRMVNERRFALGVQLIDGHRDPLDVTEGYARVAEGALIALADAALDEFKKAHGVFPEGELVVLGLGRLGGHSLTHASDLDLIYLHTAEPGATSDGRKPLGPNDYFNRLANRVTAALSVPTAAGPLYEVDTRLRPEGAKGMIAVSLDAFERYQRQEAWTWEHMALCRARPVFGSPAARDRISTMIEGILRMPRDFAKIAGDAAKMRADMERHKPPHSKLDVKLGPGGLVDLEFAVHVLQLTTHVGLDTRLEVALEQLEAESLVPTNIVDALKLLSRMLVMMRLVAPGSVKPTADTWHMVALACGAASWDELLAEHDAARQRIAELWNSIRKEA comes from the coding sequence ATGCTTGTGATCGATCGCGGTGATTCTCGAAAAGCGCGAAACAACGCATTGGAACGTGCCGAAGCGCATTCGCCCTTCCTTCGAGACGCGATGCGCAGCCAGGCGCCGATCGCCGCTATCTTTCTGAACCAAGGTGCGCGGGCGGCTGCCCGGCTGGCCCTGGATGCAGAAGCCGACACGCTGGAAGCGCGGCTTCGACGCCGGCGGCACGGGCTGGCGCTGGCCGTCGCGCTCGGTGATCTCGCGGGCGAATTCCCGCTGGAGGAGATTACCGGTCTCCTATCCGACTTCGCTGACAGTTCGATGAACGCGGCCATCACCGATGCGATTGCAGAACGGACGCCCGGCGTGGAGCCGCAGGGTTTCGCAGTCATCGCCATGGGCAAGCTCGGCAGTCACGAACTCAATTATTCGTCGGACGTCGACCTGCTGTTGCTATTCGACTCCGCCACATTGCCGAAGCGGGGCCGCGACGATGCCGGCGAAGCGGCGGTACGAATTGGCCGCCGGCTCATCGAGCTTCTCCAGCGACGAACAGCGGACGGCTATGTCCAGCGAGTCGATCTCAGGCTGCGGCCGTCGCCGGAGGTGACGCCGATCGCGCTTCCGCTGCACGCCGCCATTTCCCACTACGAATCGAGCGCGTTGCCGTGGGAGCGCGCGGCTTTCATTCGCGCTCGTGCCGCGGCGGGCGACAAGCTGCTTGGTCAGCGGTTTCTCGACGCAATTCAGCCGTTCGTGTGGCGCCGCTCGCTGGACTTCGGGGTCATCGAGGAAGTCCGCCAAATCTCGGCGCGTATTCGCGACCATTATGCTCAAGGGTCGCGCATTGGACCGGGCTTCGACCTCAAGCGCGGACGCGGCGGCATTCGCGAGGTCGAGTTCTTCGTGCAAATCCAGCAGATGATCCACGGCGGCCGCGACGCTTCTGTGCGCGTCCCCGCCACGCTTGATGCGATCGAGGCGCTGACTGCAGCGGGGCGGCTGGAAGCGCCGGCCGCGCGAGATCTGGCCGACGCCTATCGCTTGCTTCGGACCGTTGAGCATCGCGTGCAGATGGTGGACGACGCCCAGACGCACCTCCTCCCCTCGGCGCCGGACGCACTCGACAATGTCGCGCAGCTGCATGGGCTGAAGAATGGCGACGCGCTGATCGAGCTCGTTCGCCCGCATGTCGAGAAAGTTGGCGAGCAGTTCGACAGCCTCTCGCCCGAAGAGCGCAAGCAGCTCTCGAACGACCCGGATATCCTCCGTAGGGAGCTCGCTGAGTTGGGCTTCACGGACCCTGCCTCGGCGACGCGCCATATCGCCGATTGGCGTTCAGGCAAGGCTCGCTCGCTGCGTTCGCCGACGGCGCAGCAGGCGTTCGAGGCGATGCTTCCCGGCCTATTGCAGGCGATCGCCGTCGGCGCCGACCCCGACCACGCCCTCAACCGCCTCAGCGATATCGTCGAGCGGCTGTCGAGCGGCATCAATCTGTTCCGCCTGCTGGAGGCTCGTCCGCCGCTGGCGCAACTGTTCGCCAAGATCCTCGCTCACGCGCCCGCGCTCGCCGACCAGCTCGCGCGCCGGCCGGAGCTGTTCGAAGGCCTGTTCGACGCTTCGAGTTTCGAAATGCCGCCCGACGCCGACAATTTCGGCAGGCTGTTGGCGAGTGCGATGCAGGGCCAGTCCTACGATGTCGCGCTCGATCGCGTCCGGCGAATGGTCAACGAGCGGCGGTTCGCGCTTGGCGTCCAATTGATCGACGGCCATCGCGACCCGCTCGACGTGACCGAAGGCTACGCGCGTGTCGCAGAGGGAGCGCTGATCGCGCTGGCGGACGCGGCGCTCGACGAGTTCAAGAAGGCGCACGGCGTCTTTCCAGAGGGGGAGCTGGTAGTCCTCGGTCTCGGACGGCTTGGCGGCCATTCACTGACGCACGCCTCAGACCTCGACCTCATCTACCTCCATACCGCCGAGCCTGGCGCAACGTCCGACGGCCGCAAGCCGCTCGGTCCGAACGATTATTTCAACCGCCTGGCCAATCGCGTCACCGCGGCGCTCAGCGTGCCGACGGCGGCAGGCCCGCTTTACGAGGTCGATACGCGCCTTCGGCCGGAGGGCGCCAAGGGCATGATTGCCGTCTCGCTCGATGCCTTCGAGCGCTACCAGCGGCAGGAAGCATGGACTTGGGAACACATGGCCTTGTGTCGCGCGCGTCCGGTGTTCGGTTCGCCTGCGGCGCGCGATCGCATCTCGACGATGATCGAAGGCATCCTCCGCATGCCGCGCGACTTTGCGAAGATTGCGGGAGACGCGGCCAAGATGCGCGCCGACATGGAGCGCCACAAGCCGCCACACAGCAAGCTCGATGTGAAGCTGGGGCCCGGCGGCCTCGTCGATCTGGAATTCGCGGTGCACGTTCTCCAGCTCACGACGCACGTCGGTCTCGACACGCGACTGGAGGTCGCACTCGAACAGCTGGAAGCGGAGTCTTTAGTTCCGACAAATATTGTCGACGCGCTAAAGTTGCTTTCACGCATGCTCGTGATGATGCGCCTCGTCGCGCCTGGGAGCGTCAAGCCCACCGCCGATACCTGGCACATGGTCGCGCTGGCTTGTGGTGCGGCAAGCTGGGACGAGCTTCTTGCCGAGCACGACGCCGCACGGCAGAGGATCGCCGAGCTGTGGAACAGCATCAGGAAAGAGGCATGA
- a CDS encoding peroxiredoxin gives MNEGDKAPAITATASDGSSINLGAPGQPLVLYFYPKDDTTGCTREAQDFTALAGDYAKAGVKVVGLSRDPMKKHEKFIGKYSLSVPLISDEDGRISDAFGTWVEKSMYGRKYMGMERATYLIGADGRILKAWRKVKVPDHAAEVLKAAKEAA, from the coding sequence ATGAACGAAGGCGATAAAGCCCCGGCAATCACCGCGACCGCGAGCGACGGCAGCAGCATCAACCTCGGCGCTCCGGGCCAGCCACTGGTGCTCTATTTCTATCCCAAGGACGACACCACCGGCTGCACGCGCGAAGCGCAGGATTTCACAGCGCTTGCGGGCGACTATGCCAAGGCCGGCGTCAAGGTCGTCGGCCTGTCCCGTGACCCGATGAAAAAGCACGAGAAGTTCATCGGCAAGTACAGCCTCTCCGTCCCCCTGATTTCAGACGAGGACGGCCGCATTTCCGACGCATTCGGCACGTGGGTCGAAAAGTCGATGTATGGTCGCAAATATATGGGGATGGAGCGCGCAACCTATCTGATCGGCGCCGACGGCCGCATCCTCAAGGCATGGCGCAAGGTCAAAGTCCCCGACCACGCCGCCGAAGTCCTGAAGGCGGCTAAGGAAGCCGCCTGA
- a CDS encoding M20/M25/M40 family metallo-hydrolase, translating to MKRVFAFALAAMLSGTAVAATDPRTLPTKLDPAWQAKTRALFKQAIEIPTVHNRGEMPRMAKLLADQFRAAGIPDADIRIMPYEALPGDQTAALIVRWRSPHATKKPMLILGHMDVVEAKREDWKYDPFVFREEGGYFLGRGTSDMKNGDVATTMAAIKLMSQGFKPNRDIIFFYSGDEETRGVGATLGSTKWREFTNAEFGLNADGGGAAYSRDFKPLGFGISMAEKTFQTYFFTTHNPGGHSSRPRADNAIYELTDALEKLKSYRFQPMQNDITRGYFEERARQEGNSPLGQQIRAWLANPKDGAAADAIEANPLEVGLTRTRCVATMLKGGHADNALPQMAEATVNCRIFPGVEPKTVQAELQQMVGPKVEVKPDPNYIGVTTPASPPRADVVNAVKAAALRFHGPDMHVFPVMSTGASDGSFFRAQGIPVYDVDGSWGISPDDERAHGLDERIPVRAMYDDVLHWEMIIKALAG from the coding sequence ATGAAGCGCGTTTTTGCTTTCGCCCTCGCCGCAATGCTGTCCGGCACCGCCGTCGCCGCAACCGACCCGCGGACGTTGCCGACCAAGCTCGACCCGGCATGGCAGGCAAAAACGCGCGCATTGTTCAAGCAGGCGATCGAGATCCCGACCGTCCACAATCGCGGCGAAATGCCGCGGATGGCGAAGTTGCTGGCGGACCAGTTCCGCGCGGCCGGCATTCCTGACGCCGACATCCGCATCATGCCTTACGAGGCGCTTCCGGGTGACCAGACCGCGGCGCTCATCGTCCGCTGGCGCTCGCCGCACGCGACGAAGAAACCGATGCTGATCCTGGGCCACATGGACGTGGTCGAGGCGAAGCGCGAGGACTGGAAGTACGATCCCTTCGTCTTCCGCGAGGAAGGTGGATACTTCCTCGGCCGCGGCACGTCCGACATGAAGAACGGCGACGTCGCGACGACGATGGCTGCGATCAAGCTCATGTCGCAGGGGTTCAAGCCGAACCGCGACATCATCTTCTTCTACAGCGGCGACGAGGAAACGCGGGGCGTCGGCGCTACCCTAGGCTCAACCAAATGGCGCGAGTTCACGAATGCGGAGTTCGGGCTCAACGCTGACGGCGGCGGTGCCGCCTACAGCCGCGACTTCAAGCCGCTCGGCTTCGGTATCTCGATGGCCGAGAAGACCTTCCAGACTTACTTCTTCACGACCCACAATCCGGGCGGCCACAGCTCGCGCCCGCGTGCCGACAATGCCATTTACGAACTCACGGACGCGCTGGAGAAGCTGAAGTCTTACCGCTTCCAGCCGATGCAGAACGACATCACGCGCGGCTATTTTGAAGAGCGCGCACGGCAGGAGGGCAATAGCCCGCTCGGCCAGCAGATCCGCGCATGGCTTGCCAATCCGAAGGATGGCGCGGCGGCCGACGCGATCGAGGCCAATCCGCTTGAGGTTGGCCTGACCCGCACCCGTTGTGTGGCGACGATGCTGAAGGGCGGTCATGCCGACAATGCGCTGCCGCAAATGGCGGAAGCGACAGTCAATTGCCGTATCTTCCCGGGCGTCGAACCGAAGACGGTGCAGGCCGAGCTTCAGCAGATGGTCGGCCCGAAGGTCGAGGTGAAGCCCGATCCCAATTATATCGGCGTCACGACGCCCGCCTCTCCGCCCCGTGCGGACGTGGTAAACGCGGTGAAGGCGGCGGCATTGCGTTTCCACGGACCCGACATGCACGTGTTCCCGGTGATGTCGACGGGCGCCAGCGACGGCTCATTCTTCCGCGCTCAGGGCATCCCGGTCTATGACGTGGACGGCAGTTGGGGAATCTCCCCTGATGACGAGCGCGCCCACGGCCTCGACGAACGTATCCCCGTCCGCGCCATGTACGACGACGTGCTCCACTGGGAGATGATCATCAAAGCCCTCGCGGGCTGA
- a CDS encoding M20/M25/M40 family metallo-hydrolase gives MRHLLAATALAVVASAATAAAPTLTKAQHDAAHAMFEHVINTPTVIGRHKVPEMAQYVADQFKAGGFPDADVHVIPYHTGSATTGDDDTAAVIVRWRAAGTPKAKPILLMGHMDVVEAKVEDSTTDPFVMTERDGYYYGRGTIDMKDGIVGITQAMINLRKARFKPTRDIVVLFTGDEETNGIGAKNGATQWMEMLGHPEFGLNADGGGGGFNPDKTPAGFTMQTAEKTFAGYTLTVRNRGGHSSKPRKDNAIYSLAHALDKIEAYRFQPMLNDTTRAYFEGRQRQEKGALGDAMRKWLANPNDGEAADLIETSESEVGLTRTRCVPTRLFAGHADNALPQLATAMINCRIFPGVDPNAIQAELQRVVADPEVKVTRNDDYVASLTSPLRPDVTTAYTKAVQALHPGMPVFPEMSTGASDARPFRVAGVPVYGVNGGWVIVPVDFRAHGKDERLPVPSLYDNVVHWQLMLTDLAGK, from the coding sequence ATGCGTCATCTGCTCGCCGCCACCGCACTCGCCGTCGTCGCTTCAGCCGCAACCGCCGCGGCGCCGACGCTCACCAAGGCGCAGCACGACGCCGCTCATGCGATGTTCGAGCATGTGATCAACACGCCGACGGTCATCGGGCGCCACAAGGTGCCGGAGATGGCGCAATATGTCGCCGATCAGTTCAAGGCCGGCGGGTTTCCTGACGCGGACGTCCACGTCATTCCCTATCACACTGGCAGCGCGACCACCGGCGACGACGACACCGCGGCAGTCATCGTCCGCTGGCGCGCGGCGGGAACGCCCAAGGCTAAGCCGATCCTGCTGATGGGCCATATGGACGTCGTTGAAGCGAAGGTCGAAGATTCAACGACCGACCCGTTCGTCATGACCGAACGTGACGGATATTACTATGGTCGCGGGACCATCGACATGAAGGACGGCATCGTCGGCATAACGCAGGCGATGATCAACTTGCGCAAGGCTCGGTTTAAGCCGACTCGCGACATCGTTGTTCTGTTCACGGGCGACGAGGAAACCAACGGCATCGGCGCGAAGAATGGCGCGACTCAGTGGATGGAAATGCTTGGCCACCCCGAATTCGGCCTGAACGCGGATGGCGGCGGCGGCGGGTTCAATCCCGACAAGACGCCCGCAGGCTTCACCATGCAGACTGCCGAGAAGACCTTTGCCGGATACACGCTCACGGTTCGCAACCGCGGCGGCCACTCGTCCAAGCCGCGCAAGGACAATGCGATCTACAGCCTCGCCCATGCGCTCGATAAGATTGAGGCGTATCGCTTTCAGCCGATGCTGAACGATACGACGCGGGCCTATTTCGAAGGGCGGCAGAGGCAGGAAAAGGGCGCGCTCGGCGACGCTATGCGCAAGTGGCTTGCCAACCCGAACGACGGCGAGGCAGCCGACTTAATCGAGACGAGCGAGAGCGAGGTAGGTCTGACCCGCACGCGCTGCGTGCCGACGCGCCTCTTCGCCGGCCATGCCGACAATGCGCTGCCGCAGCTGGCGACGGCGATGATCAACTGCCGCATCTTCCCGGGCGTCGACCCGAATGCGATCCAGGCGGAGCTTCAGCGTGTCGTCGCCGACCCGGAAGTGAAGGTCACGCGCAACGACGATTATGTCGCCTCGCTAACGTCGCCACTGCGCCCCGACGTCACCACAGCTTACACCAAGGCCGTGCAGGCCCTTCATCCGGGCATGCCGGTATTCCCCGAAATGTCGACGGGCGCGAGCGATGCGCGCCCGTTCCGCGTCGCCGGCGTCCCGGTCTATGGCGTCAACGGCGGCTGGGTGATCGTTCCCGTCGATTTCCGCGCCCACGGCAAGGACGAGCGCCTGCCCGTGCCATCGCTTTATGACAATGTGGTCCACTGGCAGCTGATGCTGACGGACCTCGCCGGCAAGTAA